A single Amphiura filiformis chromosome 19, Afil_fr2py, whole genome shotgun sequence DNA region contains:
- the LOC140140747 gene encoding cytochrome P450 2U1-like has product MALNSSLIDWLNVKSILLLVLVILMVAWWMQRPRNLPPGPWRFPIVGFLPQLLWYMYKGEELHMIVTRLGHKYGKIYSFDLFGLVVVVINDFSIMQEGLNDPALNNKGYNNALESEIFGSYLHSYKHNAEFRKFLVTAFRGLGIGNRSFEADIVEESKTLVDELNAQDGKPCNPHHYVINTATNVLFKILYGKRHKYDDDKFRHLLDLNHRSLELVGAGGWSLLLPYYFPSKHSKELLKLQKDIHAFLDKLLDEHREHFDAENPGDFIDLCLKEMDEKPTPHDPYSYLHKRNIKGVLNVLFMTAGDMVSTALEWCCLYMMAHPEIQQKIHEEIDSVVGRNRFPLLSDQNNLPYTRATLWEIQRHVTMLPLNDFHAAGNETSLSGYRIPKGALIIANLYAVMRDPIAFPEPDQFKPERFIDENGEYFEKREFIPFGVGRRMCPGDNIAKMELFVFFTHLLHRFSLVKPDDAPPITFEGTYGVTFTPKPFTTIFLPRN; this is encoded by the exons ATGGCACTTAATAGTAGTCTAATCGACTGGTTGAATGTTAAGTCAATATTATTGCTTGTGTTGGTGATTCTTATGGTTGCGTGGTGGATGCAAAGACCACGCAATTTGCCACCAGGACCATGGCGTTTCCCAATCGTAGGTTTCCTCCCTCAATTGTTGTGGTATATGTACAAAGGAGAAGAATTGCATATGATAGTGACACGACTTGGACACAAATATGGAAAGATTTACAGCTTTGATTTATTCGGACTGGTTGTTGTGGTTATCAACGATTTCTCTATTATGCAAGAAGGCTTGAATGACCCAGCACTGAACAACAAGGGATACAACAACGCCTTAGAATCCGAAATCTTCGGTAGTTACT TGCATTCTTACAAACACAACGCCGAATTCAGGAAATTTCTTGTCACCGCTTTTCGAGGTTTGGGTATCGGGAATCGTAGCTTTGAAGCCGATATTGTGGAAGAATCTAAGACTCTGGTGGATGAGTTAAACGCGCAAGATGGAAAACCGTGTAATCCACATCATTATGTTATTAACACAGCTACCAATGTTCTCTTTAAGATCTTGTATGGGAAGCGTCATAAGTACGACGATGATAAATTTCGCCATCTCCTCGATCTTAATCACAGATCTTTAGAACTTGTTGGAGCTGGAGGTTGGTCTCTTCTGCTTCCTTACTATTTTCCAAGCAAACACAGCAAGGAGTTGCTAAAGCTTCAAAAAGATATACACGCCTTTCTCGACAAACTTCTGGATGAACACCGCGAACACTTCGATGCCGAAAACCCAGGTGATTTCATTGATCTATGTTTGAAGGAAATGGATGAAAAGCCAACACCACATGACCCTTACTCGTACCTGCACAAACGCAATATCAAAGGTGTATTGAATGTCTTGTTTATGACAGCAGGTGATATGGTATCTACTGCGTTAGAATGGTGTTGCTTATACATGATGGCACATCCAGAAATCCAGCAGAAGATTCATGAAGAAATAGATTCTGTTGTTGGCCGCAATCGGTTTCCGCTGCTTTCCGACCAAAACAACCTGCCATACACCAGAGCTACTTTGTGGGAGATTCAACGCCATGTAACAATGTTGCCTCTCAATGATTTCCATGCGGCTGGTAACGAGACATCGCTCTCTGGGTACCGTATTCCAAAAGGTGCTCTGATCATTGCAAACCTTTACGCCGTGATGAGAGACCCGATTGCGTTTCCAGAACCAGATCAGTTCAAACCAGAAAGGTTCATTGATGAAAATGGAGAGTATTTTGAGAAAAGGGAATTTATTCCTTTTGGAGTTG GTCGTCGCATGTGTCCAGGggataatattgccaaaatggagCTGTTTGTCTTTTTTACTCATCTACTTCATCGATTTTCTCTTGTCAAACCAGATGATGCGCCACCTATAACCTTTGAAGGAACATACGGGGTTACTTTCACACCAAAGCCATTCACGACTATATTTCTTCCCAGAAATTGA